The region AAACCATGTCGATCTTGTTGGCTGGATTGGTTATTAATCTTATGATTGCAAGATTTACCAAATACAAATATGTATTTTTAACTGGACATCATAGTTTCTTTATGGCTTGTCTTCTTTCGGCAGTTTTAGGTGCTTCGGGGATGAAGGGGATCGAGTTGATCCTTATTGGTGGTTTTATTCTTGGGGCATGGAGTGCCATATCACCAGCGATTGGGCAAAAATATACATTAAAGGTGACCGATGGTGATGAGATTGCCATGGGACATTTCGGTAGTTTAGGTTATTATTTATCCGCATGGGTTGGTAAATTCGCTGGGAAGGCAGAAGAAAGTACAGAGAAAATACAAATTCCCGAGCAATGGGGATTTCTCAGAGATACCACCATATCCACGGCACTTACAATGATGGTATTTTACTTAATAGCAGCCTTTGCCGCAGGACCGAGCTTTGTAGCCACTTTAGCTGGTGAGATGTCACCGTTCTTATTTGCTATCATGGCGGCGTTGAAATTTGCTGTTGGCGTTACCATAGTATATGCTGGGGTCAGAATGATCCTTGGTGATTTAATCCCTGCTTTCCAAGGAATTGCGACAAAAATAATACCTAATGCCATTCCTGCTGTGGATTGTGCTGTATTTTTCACTTATGCTCCAACAGCAGTAGTAATTGGCTTTATTAGCTCCTTTATTGGTGGAGTTATAGGCATGTTGTTCTTGGGTATCGCTGGAGGCGTGCTTATTATACCAGGACTTGTCCCACATTTCTTTTGTGGTGCAACCGCTGGGATTTACGGTAATGCTACAGGTGGTCGAAAGGGGGCTGCATTAGGGGCCTTTGTAAATGGTTTAGCCATTACTTTTCTACCTGCATTTTTACTTCCTGTCCTTGGACAATTAGGCTTTCAAAATACTACCTTTGGTGATGCTGATTTTGGCTTCTTGGGTATTTTGTTAGGTAAAGCATCTAATACGATAGGCCCAGCAGGAATTTATGTCATTGTAGCGATTTTGCTTATTATTTTACTGATTCCAAACTTTATTAAAACAAAAACTCATGCGATAAATAATGTGCAAGGTTAATGAACTCTTGCCGTTCATTACTAACTCAAATTGATAAGTGGGAAGGCGTGCATTCTAGAAGAATCGCACGCTACTTCTCTTAAAAATAAGTAAAGGAAAGAATGATAAATATGTCTGATGAAGTTACTAAAATGGTAGATGTGGTAGGAATCGGGGTCTCAACGCTGGACATGTTTACAGTGATTGATACATTTCCGAAAACTAGAGAAGTGCAAAAAGCTGTAACTATGGTTCTCGATGGCGGCGGCCCAGTTGCTACGGCAATGGTGACATTGGCGAAGTTAGGTGCTAATACGGTTATGATTGATAATCTGGGAGGAGATTGGAGTGGTTCACTAATTTTACAAGACTTTAAAAAGTATAATGTTAACACAGATTGTGTAGAAATTTTCCCAGAACATTCTTCTTCTGTAGCCAATATATTGGTGCAAAAGAGCACGGGAATAAGAGCAATCATTTACCATCCCGGATCGGTTCCAGAGCTAAAAGATATTTCAAAGTATTCCTCCGTAATACAAGCAGCTAAAGTACTGCATATCAATGGTCGGCATTTAGATGCAAGTCTGCAGGCCATTGATATGGCGAAAAAAGCAGGAATCAAGGTATCATTTGATGGTGGTGCGAACCGATATCACCTTGGTTTGCGACTTATTGTCCCAAAGGTAGATATTTGTATTGTCGCCAAGGATTTTGCCCTTGCCTATACTAACGAAACTTCAATTGAATATGCTGGGAAAATGTTGCTGAAAAACGGCCCAGAGCTTGTCGTAATTACAGATGGAGTAAACGGCAGTTGGGTTTTTAGCAATGACATTGGTAGTTTTCATCAACCTGCCTTTAAGGTCAAAAATGTAGTAGATACAACAGGGTGTGGCGATAGTTATCATGGGGCATTCTTATATGGATTAACCCATAACATGTCATTGAAAAAAACATCCAAATTTGCTAGTGCAGTTGCTGCTCTTAATACACAATCCTTTGGCGGAAGAAAGGGATTGCCTTCAGTGGAAACTGTTGAGAAATTTTTATTAAGCTATGAGAGTTAAGTATATGTCATGCTAGATACAAGACAGAATTAACCCCCTTTGGACAATTCCAGAGGGGGTTAATTCTTATAGGTTGCACTCTTGATAACCTACTGATAAGTACAATCAATGTAGGTGTGGTTTGAGAATGACTTTAATACATCCGTCAGTTTTAGTATCGAAAGCTTTATAAACATATTCTGCTTGGTCGAGAGGTAGCTTATGGGTAACAATGTCGCTAGGATTGAGTTTTTCTTCGGCAATCATTTTATATAGGTAGGGTATATAAGGGATGACGGGTGCTTGTCCTGTTTTTGAGGTGAGATTAAGTTTGAATGTTTATGCTAGTGTGCCTAGGGAATTCCCGCTATACTTTCAATAATCGCTAAGCCACTAAATAAAGACGCAATCATTGCGAGTAATATCCATATATAAATAACTATAGCAACTAGTATTTTCCATGGCGTCTTAGAACGAAAACCCGGTAATTTTCTCCAATTGGGTAATGGTTGCTCAGTTGCTAAAGGCATTTTATACCCGCAATGGGGACAATGGAAAAAATCAAATGTAGTGTTTATACCGCACATCGGACATTTCATGTTAACACCTCTGATTAATGTTCCGCATTTGCTATAAGATTATAAGAAAATGTTATTTGCTTTTATATTTTCCTGCTATAGTGTTCTTTACATAATCTTATGGTGATCTTTTTCGGCTTAATTACATAGTATGTAGTAAAAGATTATTTGAGGTGGTTGGGAATGAGTTTGGAAGACTCGGTTATGGCTTCGGCTATGGTTGTAGTTTTGGTTTCAGGCATGGATTTGGTCATATCTTCAGAAATGACCTCAAACCTGACTACAATTATGTTTTCAAGTATGGACTTGGTTAAGGTTTCGGGAATTATAATTGGTGCCAAACTTCTTACAAAATACCAAGAATAGTAGAAATACTAGCCAGTTACCTTTAATTAGGCGATGGCTTTTTCTAATTTTAAATTTATGCCAAATTAAAATTAGATTATTGGGAACGCTATTATCAGGAGGCGATAAAAATGTTATGGTTTTTATTAATTGGATTGATCTCTGGATGGTTAGCTGGCATGATTTCCAGAGGTGGAGGTTTTGGTCTTTGGGGTGATTTGGTAACAGGTGTTGTAGGTTCTTTTATTGGTAGCTTTGCCTTTAATCTTTTGGGTATTGGCGCATATGGTACAATCGGATCGATAATTTCAGCTACTGTAGGAGCTATTATACTGTTATGGGTTATACGGATGTTTAACGTAGCAGCTCCTGCACAGAAGAAAAAATGAATTTTCCTTTTAACCGTCTACCGACAGGTAGGCGTTTTTTTTATTCCCAACAACTGTCACTTGCTTTTTTCATTTCGTAATTCTATAATTTAGAACATATGTTCGACTTTGAAAGGTGAGGTAAGATAGATGAATCGCACCATCCTACATGTAGATCTTAATAATTTTTATGCCAGTGTAGAGTGCTTGTATAGGCCAGAAATACGCAACAAACCTGTTATTGTATGTGGTGATGTTGAGGCACGTCATGGCATCGTTTTGGCAAAAAACTACCTTGCCAAGGCCCTAGGAATCAAGACCGGTGAGGCAATTTGGCAAGCAAAGCAAAAGTGCCCAGAATTAGTAATGGTACGAGCAGATTTTGCTAAATATCTGCAGATTTCTAGAATGGCGAGAAAAATATACACAGATTATACAGACCAAGTTGAACCATTTGGAATCGATGAAGCTTGGCTTGATGTTTCTGGTACAAAAAAAATATTCGGACCTGGTTTTGC is a window of Pelosinus sp. IPA-1 DNA encoding:
- a CDS encoding PTS ascorbate transporter subunit IIC produces the protein MSTLTIILEFFRDVLKQPALLMGIMALIGLIALKRPMFKVMTGTLKPILGYLMLGAGADFIVANLAPLGKMIEEGFHITGVVPNNEAIVSVAQKVLGIETMSILLAGLVINLMIARFTKYKYVFLTGHHSFFMACLLSAVLGASGMKGIELILIGGFILGAWSAISPAIGQKYTLKVTDGDEIAMGHFGSLGYYLSAWVGKFAGKAEESTEKIQIPEQWGFLRDTTISTALTMMVFYLIAAFAAGPSFVATLAGEMSPFLFAIMAALKFAVGVTIVYAGVRMILGDLIPAFQGIATKIIPNAIPAVDCAVFFTYAPTAVVIGFISSFIGGVIGMLFLGIAGGVLIIPGLVPHFFCGATAGIYGNATGGRKGAALGAFVNGLAITFLPAFLLPVLGQLGFQNTTFGDADFGFLGILLGKASNTIGPAGIYVIVAILLIILLIPNFIKTKTHAINNVQG
- a CDS encoding carbohydrate kinase family protein, with the translated sequence MSDEVTKMVDVVGIGVSTLDMFTVIDTFPKTREVQKAVTMVLDGGGPVATAMVTLAKLGANTVMIDNLGGDWSGSLILQDFKKYNVNTDCVEIFPEHSSSVANILVQKSTGIRAIIYHPGSVPELKDISKYSSVIQAAKVLHINGRHLDASLQAIDMAKKAGIKVSFDGGANRYHLGLRLIVPKVDICIVAKDFALAYTNETSIEYAGKMLLKNGPELVVITDGVNGSWVFSNDIGSFHQPAFKVKNVVDTTGCGDSYHGAFLYGLTHNMSLKKTSKFASAVAALNTQSFGGRKGLPSVETVEKFLLSYES
- a CDS encoding GlsB/YeaQ/YmgE family stress response membrane protein, whose translation is MLWFLLIGLISGWLAGMISRGGGFGLWGDLVTGVVGSFIGSFAFNLLGIGAYGTIGSIISATVGAIILLWVIRMFNVAAPAQKKK